The following is a genomic window from Neoarius graeffei isolate fNeoGra1 chromosome 16, fNeoGra1.pri, whole genome shotgun sequence.
agaggcaacaccaatcaaatgcagcgacatctttaagcccttatctgaagaagacgaacccatcagaactgtagtgacaaagggcgtggctggtatcggaaaaacagtctctgtgcagaagttcattgtggactgggctgaagggaaagcaaatcaggatgtccccctcatatttccacttcctttcagagagctgaatctgatgaaggaccaaaacctgagtctgatggagctccttcatgtctgctttaaggaaaccagagaaacagaaatgtccaggttggaaaaggttctgttcatttttgatggattggacgagtgtcgtttccctctggatttccggaacacagtgagtgtgtgtgatgtaactgaatcagcatcagtgcgtgtgctgctgataaacctgatcaaagggaatctgcttccctctgctctcgtctggatcacctcccgaccagcagcagctgatcaaatcccctctgagtacgtccatcgagtcacagaggtacgagggttcaatgacccccagaaggaggagtacttcaggaagagggtcagtgatcagagcctggccgagaacatcatcacacacctgaagtcattaagaagcctgtacatcatgtgtcacatcccagtcttctgctggatttcagccgctgtcctcgagagaatgttgggtgaagcagagagtggagagatccccaagactctgactcaaatgtacacacacttcctcatcaTTCAGACAAACGTCATCAGAGAAAAATACTCAAAGAAGCAGGAGATTGATGAAGAAATGCTGCTCAAACTGGGACAACTGGCTTTTGAGCAGCTGAAGAAAggcaacctgatcttctatgaggaagacctgcgagggtgtggcattgatgtgacagaagcagcagtgtactcaggtgtgtgtacgcagatcttcagagaggagcctgggcttcaccagagtaaagtgtactgctttgttcatctgagcattcaggagcatctcgcagctctgtatgtacatctgaccttcatgaaggaaaagagaaatgttcttgATCAGAGTCCGTCCTTTAAGACAATTTCAGATGTACACAGGAGGGCTGTAGATCAGACGTTAAAATCTGAGACTGGACATCTGGATCTGTTCCTCCGCtttcttctgggtctctcactggagtccaatcagaaactcttaggtgccttagtaacacagacaGGAAGTAACTCCCAGAGCAAAGAGGAAACAGTTAAGTACATTAAGAAGAAGATCAGTAGAGATGAGCTTCCTGCAgaaaaatccatcaatctgttccactgtctgaatgaactgggtGATGATTCTCTCGTGGAGGAAATCCAACGCTACCTGAAATCTGGGAAACGAAGTGAACTCTCTCCTTCACAGTGGTCTgctctggtgtttgtgttactgacttcagcacaggagctggaggagtttgATCTGAGTAAATATACCAGGACAAAGAAGATACCAGATTGGGTTCTTGTGAAGGTGATGCCTGTGATTGCAGCATCCAGAAAAGCCGTGTAAGTAAAGCTGAATAGAACTGTTCTACTGTTCCACTGTTagaaagagagaaactgaaagcaCTTTGACAGAAACGCACTTTGGGATGTTTTGAGTTTCAGGTGATCCAGAGTGTGTTAATACAAATAGATCAGTAGATAAATGAGGGGAAAACAGCTGCATGTAGAATTGAATAAAACTGAAGTTCCGCTATTAAAGAAGTAGAAACCAGTTGATGTCATTTCAGGAGAAAAATGTTTACGTCTCACATTCTGCCATTTTGTCCCAAGAAGTGTGGAAGCTGTGAGCTGAAGATGGAAGTGACAGCCAGCTAACGAGACTCACAAACACCACATTTCCAAAACTGAACAAATAATCAAACAGAACTTTATactaacagtttatttacaatatttacaaattacACCACTATTGCAGGCTCCGATGTCCCGTAAACACTGAGGGTTTTTTTCTGTGTAAAACCTTCACTGAGTGCAGTGTGAGGGTTTTTTGTTCACATCCCTCCACATTAAATTTGTGTTGTAGCTGAAATGTAATTACACAGACGCTGGGCCTGTAGagccatgtggagtttgcagtaaTACAAAATTATAATTCCACAAAACTTTACTGTTATTAATGACctgataaatagaggatattacacggtggcacgaagatctgaaatttatcttcgagtggtgaatgtacatatcacgagtgagcgaagtgagcgtgtaatgttctttatattatatggacacaagttaatcaaaagagttttaattttgaactggttcgccattttgacaacgcgcgtctaaTCAGCGGGGAaacgctgggagtgacgtcatcggggtgaaatatcgggaaatatgacgcagacacgagtgttttactgggaaatccacCGCTCgtgtttttcatccgagctccatccgggacatggagaaccaaaaccgagacgtaaatctctatctgtcactcgtgaggaaatcagtgagttgttttgataaatttggggactttttgtttgtgaacgtgtcgatataataaaaagaaaatcacacgttggactgaagatctgaagtttatcttctcgtgttgaaaaatatttgacttgttcacttcgctcactcgtgatctatacattcaccgctcaaagataaacttcatgtctttgtgccaccgtgtaatatcctctgtatgtGTCCCTCAGCTCCAGGAtgtgtttcatatgaaaaatacgagtggcgtgtttcccagtaaaacactcgtgtctgtctAATAAAAGGTTTTATTCAGGTGGTGAAAACAGCCTTTCACAGAGCGCTTATTAGAAGcactattatttatttttaaaacgtCACAAGGTTTATCAAAAAAAGTTTGTTTCCAGTCGCCCGTCCAACCCTGAACATTTCTGAAGTGTTGGAAAAATAcaagcagtcttttttttttttttaaagtatcaaGCATTTCAAACGATGGGAAACGTTTACCGCTGCTCAGAAACTATCGCGGCTACGGGCGCAGCCATATTTGATGTACCACGTGACGACAGCGATAACACGCGGGAATTCAACGTGATTCTCGCGGGAAACCAATTGGCGACAAAATGGTGACAAACGTAACGCAAACACATGCGATATTTAACGTTCACTTCACATGCATGAAAACCAGTCACAGCCAATATAAAACTATCCCATACTCATCCCTCCACACACAATCCCAGTCAGAATCACACATCAGCATTCGTGTCCGCCTGCAATTATAGCGCCACTGAAAAAGGTGCTCAGGTCAGTGCAGACATCCCACTTGAAGATCTGCTGGAAAGGTTTGAACATTGATTCAGTAAAACTGTCGTGTAAGTGGCGGTAGACGGATGCCATCGCTGGAAGAGTGTGTTTATTCTAAAAACAATAAGCAGGTATACAATTCCAAAAGATTGGGAAGAATCAAAATCGGAAGACGAGCAAAGGTCATGTGATCTACAGACAGGCGAGTCGAGGCCGAGACAAAAACCGGAGTAATAACACAAAGAACGGCTCGAGAAGGTCAGACATGAGTGCACTGAGCGGTGACTTCACGAAGTCTGTTTGTGTTCAGCCTGTAATTGGTCCTTGAGTCACGCGCTGCTCGTTGAGAGTGCGACTGCACGTGGGCGCCAGTGATAGTTCGTGGCTGGGGGGCGGATGTGACAAAAACGTTATTTTAATGAATATTAAAATGAATCTCTTCCATGTCATTTTAAAACGAGACCCGAAACTGACATTAAACTGTACAATCAGTTAACAGCCAGTGTCGCTTTACTCGCGCATGCTTAAGTTACGACAACAACTTTACGACAGCCCACAATCTGTCAACTCCAATCTGTCTTACGGCAGCTACTGTTATCAACACATCTTCATGCTCATGCATTCATTGTGGAACTGATAAAGCAGAACATTATGAAGTGTTGATGTTGCGTTTGTGGGATTAAACATTGGGCGGTGGTGTATGAACAAAGAAGAAAAACACctcaaaaagtattatttttattttcatgaaATCCTGCAATCATGCATATAATTATAATAAATTTCCATCATAACTCAGTTTGATATTTAGTCACCAAATTGTTTGTACGTACCAATTTAATACGGTtctgaaagaaaaggaaaaaaatctgACCATCGTAGCCTGAATTTGAGGTTGTGACAGAAAACCattccattatccatccatccattatccgtaaccgcttatcctgtacagggtcgcgggcgggctggagcctatcccagctgactacgggtgaaaggcggggtacaccctggacaagtcgccaggtcatcacagggctgacacagacaaccattcacactcacattcacacctacgctcaatttagagtcaccagttaacctaacctgcatgactttggactgtgggggaaactggagcacccggaggaaacccacgcggacacggggagaacatgcaaactccacacagaaaggccctcgccggccacggggctcgaacccggaccttcttgctgtgaggcgacagcgctaaccactacaccaccgtgccgcccctgtgacaGAAAacacaatttattattttttgcttGGCCTAATGTAAATTGATTCCGCGCTAATTATTCTGTTGTTGTAATGTCCTGACAGCTTTTATAAATTGTAACTTTTTTGTTGTGTTGACCTTCTCACAGCTTTTATTCTTTTTCATGCTGTCGCTCTTTGGTGTGTTTATTTGTCTCTGAAACAAAAAGCTGTGTCTCAAACTTCAGTGTCCTTTTCTGGGAGAGGTCTTTACCCCCCACACACAGGGAAAGTCAGACAGGGAGACACAACACACAgagtgtaaggggaagaacatgtccagtctgtaaatcactggcaccaggaacaaataaggagcacctggcaacacacacactgttatccaACGAGCTCATCATGAGTCGCTCCATAAAACCCCTTCAGCACGGGGCTGGTGATCATTTCAGTAGCtcactaattagagaacaaatcCAATGTCTGAGctgttcagataaatatgactctgcctctaactctgcctgcttcatctcaacctgactttgatcatTTGGGTGAgtttattatgttttattttatttccttcagtaTCAGTTGTGATGGAATTGAAGGGAGCAGCGCTAAAGCTCTGGTCTCAGCgctcaactcagaaacctccaatctgagagaactgcatctgactgtgaggacactggatctgactgggaataaactagaagactcaggagtgaagcgtctctgcactggactggagaatcctcactgtaaagtggagagactggggtaagatcatctctttgTGTACATTATTGATTTTCAGTTGAATTTGACTGTAACAGTccaacatgcagaacaaatatattccTCATTAAACCCCTCACTTCTGCATTAAAGCACTAATTAAACACACTGAGAATTTGATGCGTGGGGATAAAAATACAGTTAAagcagggttttcattagtatgGAAAACAGATGAAATGTTGCCCTGGTGGGAGGACCAGGGGGGCGGAGCCCAGAGCCGAAAACGAATTTTGCAATTTCTAACAGCCAGTCGTTAGCTCTCCATGGTCCATCTGAAATAGAAATTCAAGTCATTCCTGGGTCTCGTGGCGATTACAGTTCGTATGCCACAAAACCCAGTCAAGATTTGGGAAATCAGAACAACACCAACGCTTGCAGAATAAAGAAATCGAATGTATCACGACAAACATGTAAAATagcaataactttttttaaaatgtaaactggacagggttctccacttttcaaaaataaaaggaggGGGTGGGGCTCCAGTGGGGGGCCAGGGGGACAAAATCCCCCTGAAGGTgatggactttgggcttttttgacagtgaaactggccaataaatggataggaaatgctaaatcgttgttaaaatcattttacagaaaattaacgcattcttactgtacatatctttattgtcaatgtgagactcatttgacatttcagttgagactgatgcgcctgttgcgcatccctgaattaattatatgttttttttctgtttgagaaaaataaatgaacttccatgcataaacaaaatacccaattacaataactgcatatattttttacaatacacataattaatgttgattgggtgaaaccactccaatccatgcacgagctggtgcgcgtgcccgagactggcactacaaagccaccctggcctccgtagttcgggtcctttgacccaggaacccggaagtcctgcagtaaacaaacactgaagcaacgggaaaatgcagctctcgcctacacgatcacagatacgcaaaataaaagacctgaacttaactagtgtgtgtgtgtgtgtgtgtgtgtgtgtgtgtgtgctgttatatgattactgtaatggTGTAGGGTCAGAAAAGACTATAGATAAGCGTAcccgttgcacaataacgctacaaacacctgcagagttatttagctgctggctcgttattttggccacttcaggtcgccccgtatgcattcgtttaatggtcttctgcgtgttaaatagtttCAAGTTTATAATAAAGCAAATACTTTATGATTTATTTGGTGAATACTGATGAAGTCACAGGGggttttttttggccaagggaagggcagcgcgccactttaaaagcgcccgtggagaacactgctggGCATTTTCCGCGAGACTTACCAGTTTTTTCTGCGAAGCCGAAATTGAACAGCGTTCGCTTTCATTTTTTCGTGGTCGCCATCATGCTATACCATACAGGATAGGGTcgccatcttaccatgtgggaaccATGTGATATGCTATAATTTAATACGCGCTAAATGATTGGAAGATATAAGAAGGATTAGCCAATCGGTTCCCACCTTTTATCTAGTCACATGTACACAGCCTCAGCAACCAAACGGCGCGCAGGTAACAGCGTTCCTTATCAAGTAAGTCCGACGAGAAAGTTTGAACAATTATGGGAAAATTGCATTTGGCCAAAAAACAACCGATTCAGACGTCATTACAACCGATGATTTCGATCGGCAATCggttactaatgaaaaccctgttAAACACAGATGAGtcaggtttcttttttctttttttccttaaacCAGTAAAACCTTTACACCTCTTGTAGACTCGATGTCAAGAATAATCAAAAATAGCTTTAATAATTGGTCAGAGTTAATAATATCTTGTGATTGGACAAGAGAAGGGAGACAGTCCATCATCAGACacatcatctttaaagtcagtattaaatctgttgatgaagtgtgtgtcattgtgtctctgcaggttgtggcagtgtggtgtctcagatgaaggctgtgctgctctgagttcagctctgagatcaaacccctcacacctgagagaactgaatctgtcctttaataatctgggagactcaggagtgaagcgtctctctgctgtactggagaatcctcactgtaaactggagatactggggtaagatcatctctctgagagtcacatgacctgctcctcagtaagacccattctctaatagtgagactgaagcagaggttttagcttcgtcatcagtgtcctgaggaggaagattgtttctgttcactgcacactgatgatttgtcacagagtctttgggtcagatggacgtatgtgagaagctgcagcacaaaacgggacttgatccgactgcgatgtgtctgaactcactgtgaaatttactacaacactgtaacgaatcccacaaactgcacctgagggTTCCAGTTCCGCCATAGAGAAAATGGCAGCGTAGTTTACGAGCTCTCTGACGGTTTTTGAAATAACCCCCCAAAACTCTTCTTGATCAACTCAAGTGCGTGTTTTGCTTCACGATGGAGAGAGGGGTTACAGCTAGAAATAGGACAACTACAAATACGATggacagggatcccagacgtccgctatttagcggaattccgctatttttctagccaaagtggtggtgttttttttttgtttttttttaaatctcttgtatatccattaaa
Proteins encoded in this region:
- the LOC132900341 gene encoding NACHT, LRR and PYD domains-containing protein 3-like; this translates as MESRDLDTDNVTPPSENRKVQMKRSDSPEPSCVSMKSDESMDVPWTFKTGNLSPGHSEGQMKRSDSPEPSCVSMKSDRCMDVPWDFKTGNPSPGHSVLQKAGDRREKIFITDTGHAPESPAVNEFQKKFRLNLRKKFQCLNGVMIKPGTRALLNEIYTELYITEGDSGDVNKEHEVRRIEAASRRKTTEATPIKCSDIFKPLSEEDEPIRTVVTKGVAGIGKTVSVQKFIVDWAEGKANQDVPLIFPLPFRELNLMKDQNLSLMELLHVCFKETRETEMSRLEKVLFIFDGLDECRFPLDFRNTVSVCDVTESASVRVLLINLIKGNLLPSALVWITSRPAAADQIPSEYVHRVTEVRGFNDPQKEEYFRKRVSDQSLAENIITHLKSLRSLYIMCHIPVFCWISAAVLERMLGEAESGEIPKTLTQMYTHFLIIQTNVIREKYSKKQEIDEEMLLKLGQLAFEQLKKGNLIFYEEDLRGCGIDVTEAAVYSGVCTQIFREEPGLHQSKVYCFVHLSIQEHLAALYVHLTFMKEKRNVLDQSPSFKTISDVHRRAVDQTLKSETGHLDLFLRFLLGLSLESNQKLLGALVTQTGSNSQSKEETVKYIKKKISRDELPAEKSINLFHCLNELGDDSLVEEIQRYLKSGKRSELSPSQWSALVFVLLTSAQELEEFDLSKYTRTKKIPDWVLVKVMPVIAASRKAVISCDGIEGSSAKALVSALNSETSNLRELHLTVRTLDLTGNKLEDSGVKRLCTGLENPHCKVERLGLWQCGVSDEGCAALSSALRSNPSHLRELNLSFNNLGDSGVKRLSAVLENPHCKLEILGLWRCGVSDEGCAALSSALRSNPSHLRELNLSGNNLRDSGVKRLSAGLENPHCKLEKLRLGRCGVSDEGCAALASALRSNPSHLRYLDLSGNEIGDSGKNLLSALKDDKHYKLQTLRF